TAGAAGCTTGGTGCTTGATAACTTGGCACAAACTATTCACTGCAGTAGACCAGCACAGCCTTGGGATCTAAAACCAAAGAAGAATAGTCTTAGAAATTATCAAGCTATTAAAAAAGAGATTAAGACAACAACTTACACAATCTTCATCTGTagtaaaaaaccccaaaacaatcaagacaaattttctttatcatcatctcTTCGGTGACGGTCTACTGTTCTGGATGATTTCTCCAATTGATTGTAAAATCATCtcacttaagaaaaaaaaaataccattcaTAATTTAGATGAATTGTGCTCATCAATCTAATGTGATTCTGGTTTACAACAGTCTTTTaatctaaaaatgaaaaacacatttATGTGCCCAATAGTTACATCCATATTTAAATGTCTTTCAATGTTCACGTTCCACTAACTCATTCCCTTCTAATTACACAATGCAGTAAGGTTGTTTTTAAGGTGAAGGAAcaatctatttttcttttaattcttttgtgaATGCAATGACATCACAACCcaaaatgaaacagaataaTGGAAACAagttaataaacaaaacacacacaacaaattataaaaacgttttctttgtaaatataaaaatcaagataaataaatactaacCTTTCTCTTTAAGTTTCAATATTTTCTCCCATTCTGGAAGATATAAAATGAAAGCTCTTTTAGATTAGCAACATCTACATAAAACTCATTTATCACACTTTATCACAGATAAAAGATTTATGAACTGCAAATTTTAAACTAATCAGGAACATCAGGCATGTTAAAAAAGATAAGTTAAAATGACAGTGTTCCATTGACTAGGGCTTGCAGAATGAATCATGCATCCATTTTGGTGCCTCAGTGCAGGTGCTTCTTTTTTAACAGCAGTGACTAAGTCAACTCGAAGCCTACAAGCTGATTAAAAGATAAGAATACTAACTGCATTTTTACATAACCCAACTTAAAATTCATGTACTCTGATATAGTGAGGACGGATGTACAGCGGACAAAAAGGTTAGAAAGGGGCGGCTTAGACTTATAATTTATGTATACTCCttatataaaaatttgttaCTACTAACTGTAGGATACTTTAAATTGAATTATTGAAAGAGTATATGCTGTATACACTTCATTAGGTGGATGGCAATTCTGAATGACTCGTCTTTACTGGGTTACAACTTTAGCAAGAGgaaattgtgtttttatatCTTGGCAAAGtagccagcaatgtaaactgatgccacatgcagagaaagaacagcatgtctgagacaagatctgaacccaggacagccaatcctcactgtatcgGTGATaggtgctaactgttgcaccaccagaGTGCCAACACAATTTCTGCAGCACTGCCAGCTGGAAATAGTATGCAGTCATATACTTTTGTGGGAGCCATCATGTTTGAGTTAATCACCCTTTAGCTGGTGTGCAATAAATGTTTAGGGGTTGAGATATCAcagaatattacattttatcTGATTTTCATTggctgtatttaaaaaaaaatatcatggaCTGGGAATGCTCATTATCTTCTGCTTGAATACATATTTATATCTGTACTAATGCAAAAGATTTCACAATAAAAGGTGAAAATACCACTACAGAACCCATCACATCCAGgtcataaaatgtttacctttCTGAAAATAACTTGCAGCATCAACAAAGTTGAAGGAACTACTAGGCTCTTGAGCTTTGCACATGAAGAAAGAGCTTTCTCGCACTTTTCCTGGGAAATGCACTTGTGAGACTTCCTTGAGACCCTCCCCATAGCGAAAAGTCACACAACCTTCAGGTGGAGCAGTTCTAGGCTTGGCTAGCACTGATTCATTCAACACTGGCATTTCTGGAGGTACTGGGCTGTTACCAACTTCAGGGGTCATTGACACTGTAACTTCCGATTCCCCAGACTGTGATAAAGTACTCCTCACTCTCGATGTGTTATCATCACCTGTAACAAATGAGGTCTGAAAGGACGATGCAGCTGGAGACGAATGCTCTGCTGGTGCAATGGCCTCCGTACACTGCCGAACCACTAAGCCATTAAGCCCCGGTATGTGTGGACCCTTTGCTGGCTTTGTTGAAGACCTATTAATGTCATCTGCAGAAGATGCTGTTCCTGCAGTGGAAGTAGGGCTCAGGGAGGTTGGGAGACATTCCTCACTGGCACTTGGCACTTTGTCTTTGGCATCAGATGCACTCACCACAAATGAGTTATCAAAAGCAGGTGACACATCTCCTACCAACAGGGATGAACTACTGCTTAATGATGCACCAGATGCTGAGCTACTTGAAGAATCTGGCATGGACTGCTGGATAATGTTGGATGTAACTAAATTGATGTCAAATCCAAATGAAATACCTAAATTAGTTGGCTTGAGAAACCTCTTGTCAAGAAAAACTACGGAATTCTTGCTTTTCCGCCCATTGTTCACACCCTTGCCCATAGGCACTGCAGCTTTAACTGGCACATCACACTGCAGTGAAGGAACAGATGATGAAACTTGAGATCGAGGGCCAGGAACCTGCTGCTGACACTTGGTTTGAGCAGTGGATGGCCCAGTCGTAACAACAGTGGTGTTGGCAGCACcgctggtggtggaggtggtaaCGGAGTTAGACTGTGGGGTGATGGCCCGACTAGCAGTGATTACAGCAGTCTGCTGTGCTACATCCCCCACTGGAATGGTGCTCATCCTACTGACCAAGGAGCTTGCTCTCACCTTGTCCTCGGCCATCAGTCCTACTGTGTGGGAAGCCAGGGTGGTTGGAGGTACAAACACGTCACCAGCTGGATCGGAGCCAACTTCGCTCCCACCCTGTGCCGAGTCCACATCTGACAAAGCACTAGCTGCATCCATGAAACTGCTAGATGAGGCACTCTCATGGACACCACTCTTGCTACCTGGAAGCAGGCATATTCTTGCATTTCTATCTGGTGAATTTCCTGAGTCACGAGGTAAAAGTTCCTGACTTCCACTCTTGGGCCGTGAGCTTTGTAAATCACTACCTGCAGCCACTTTTGAACAGTCTTCAGGGGATGAGCCTATAGAATGTCGTCGTTCTTGCAAGTTACCCTTCCACACTACAGGGCTATGCCACTCACTGCTTCCTCCACCTTCAGTACTAGAAGAAACACTCTCAGCTTTAGAGGAATCTACACTAGGCCGAGGAGTGGCAGCCTTTGAAGCGTATGACACAGGGTATGCAAGAATGCGGCCACAGGCACTCCCCTTAGAAGCTGGTAAGGATTTCACAGATTCTCGGTCACTCTCATAACCAAGAAGTTGACCAGTGTCCAAGGACAGGTCCTCCAGAGAACGCCGCCTATGCTCCTTGATATGCAAACCCACTTTAGGTCCGGTTTTTGCACTCTTACGCAGCACTGGAAATGCAGAAGGGCTGAGGTCACAAGATGGTTCTGAAGATTCTCTTACTGCTATGGTTGGATACGGATATGGAGGAGGGGTGCAGGACCTTGCTTTGGGAAACTGTGGCCGATTATGAATTTCTCGTGACCCACTTCTTGTGTTAGGAGTAATGGCCACAAAATAAGGTGTTTGCTGACTCTCTCGTGACTGGTACATGCTGATCTGTCCCTGACCTTGAAAAGGTGaacgtttctttttcttgccacTTACCACAGTaaattcttgttctttgtgaGGCAGATCAACATCAGTAAAAATGAAGGACTCTCCATCCATATCCAGAGAATCAGCATCGTGCTTAAGTGCAACAGCTACAACAGGGAGTGCATTCTGAGCAGTTTTTGCCTTGCAAGCCTCTTTGTCTTCCTTGATGTCTTTGCCTTCCGAAGTGGCAAGCTTACTAATCATAGACTCTGATACAATCTCAgacttgctttcactcttgtTCAACACTTTTGTCTTTGCCTTCTTGTTTGAGTTGTCTGTTGAATGAACACTTAAGCCATCACTTCGGATACTGTCTTTAGGTACAGATTTGagttttgttctgtctttagAGTCTTTTGATATAGAAATAAGTTCCTGTTTAGTAACTGGACAGCTCTTGAT
This window of the Pomacea canaliculata isolate SZHN2017 linkage group LG4, ASM307304v1, whole genome shotgun sequence genome carries:
- the LOC112562008 gene encoding uncharacterized protein LOC112562008 isoform X3, which encodes MGPVKQSDISCELRSNMDALYSLDLAHFLRYCSASHADDTVRDGTGRGIKPSMNVDVNGNPLDTKHNTQMREKQQSNEVISGARGPRQFYSIPNQHDLCSSGGGSSHTDTPGKAKSEDGTCSAGSNSISSERTGRKGHKKARKTEVTVVPENYPGYVGDKLGLDSLVKYITKSISPKELKKLSQGDSGAVGIANISSSSSASTIAFNSGKGPKNKKDRSKTKQSVTSRSSENQDTSVNFSESKNGLSSSGKSSEPCASDASILTVSIDSHCGESESIREVSSDVEEVAGEMGNSSTSEKPRDQDGFISQDGNDAETVESAVVAIKNNHLSKKQVGTTAPLIPKTAIEDAKVDDIKNHKNHALNNSIKSCPVTKQELISISKDSKDRTKLKSVPKDSIRSDGLSVHSTDNSNKKAKTKVLNKSESKSEIVSESMISKLATSEGKDIKEDKEACKAKTAQNALPVVAVALKHDADSLDMDGESFIFTDVDLPHKEQEFTVVSGKKKKRSPFQGQGQISMYQSRESQQTPYFVAITPNTRSGSREIHNRPQFPKARSCTPPPYPYPTIAVRESSEPSCDLSPSAFPVLRKSAKTGPKVGLHIKEHRRRSLEDLSLDTGQLLGYESDRESVKSLPASKGSACGRILAYPVSYASKAATPRPSVDSSKAESVSSSTEGGGSSEWHSPVVWKGNLQERRHSIGSSPEDCSKVAAGSDLQSSRPKSGSQELLPRDSGNSPDRNARICLLPGSKSGVHESASSSSFMDAASALSDVDSAQGGSEVGSDPAGDVFVPPTTLASHTVGLMAEDKVRASSLVSRMSTIPVGDVAQQTAVITASRAITPQSNSVTTSTTSGAANTTVVTTGPSTAQTKCQQQVPGPRSQVSSSVPSLQCDVPVKAAVPMGKGVNNGRKSKNSVVFLDKRFLKPTNLGISFGFDINLVTSNIIQQSMPDSSSSSASGASLSSSSSLLVGDVSPAFDNSFVVSASDAKDKVPSASEECLPTSLSPTSTAGTASSADDINRSSTKPAKGPHIPGLNGLVVRQCTEAIAPAEHSSPAASSFQTSFVTGDDNTSRVRSTLSQSGESEVTVSMTPEVGNSPVPPEMPVLNESVLAKPRTAPPEGCVTFRYGEGLKEVSQVHFPGKVRESSFFMCKAQEPSSSFNFVDAASYFQKEWEKILKLKEKDPKAVLVYCSE
- the LOC112562008 gene encoding uncharacterized protein LOC112562008 isoform X2, which encodes MSSGGRHSTLVASDDHSDEDEDSCNRLGRLVGPAALPHQIASNNDPGLPSSTKLCRKTSVSSDSCGSDMEREGAFDYYPPPLSTSKLHQSSRIQESVKITHSYNPYYDAEINVESDKSSVESPRSDGSSAREYDVTQLDLEDLPSGSASTEMTTFSHETCDYKEEEDSDENPDHNIRIYRPMVCERWDNTDRSTRSSGSSVQISASSFPSQGQSSMSSHCGGKMSLGGACRRVDDGVHFPSLASRCSGDSTNLYSGLCCSPPFGANTDLLANVGKSVDILLTSSGALPATSGDSLSTDGKKKKKKKKDGKDDTVRDGTGRGIKPSMNVDVNGNPLDTKHNTQMREKQQSNEVISGARGPRQFYSIPNQHDLCSSGGGSSHTDTPGKAKSEDGTCSAGSNSISSERTGRKGHKKARKTEVTVVPENYPGYVGDKLGLDSLVKYITKSISPKELKKLSQGDSGAVGIANISSSSSASTIAFNSGKGPKNKKDRSKTKQSVTSRSSENQDTSVNFSESKNGLSSSGKSSEPCASDASILTVSIDSHCGESESIREVSSDVEEVAGEMGNSSTSEKPRDQDGFISQDGNDAETVESAVVAIKNNHLSKKQVGTTAPLIPKTAIEDAKVDDIKNHKNHALNNSIKSCPVTKQELISISKDSKDRTKLKSVPKDSIRSDGLSVHSTDNSNKKAKTKVLNKSESKSEIVSESMISKLATSEGKDIKEDKEACKAKTAQNALPVVAVALKHDADSLDMDGESFIFTDVDLPHKEQEFTVVSGKKKKRSPFQGQGQISMYQSRESQQTPYFVAITPNTRSGSREIHNRPQFPKARSCTPPPYPYPTIAVRESSEPSCDLSPSAFPVLRKSAKTGPKVGLHIKEHRRRSLEDLSLDTGQLLGYESDRESVKSLPASKGSACGRILAYPVSYASKAATPRPSVDSSKAESVSSSTEGGGSSEWHSPVVWKGNLQERRHSIGSSPEDCSKVAAGSDLQSSRPKSGSQELLPRDSGNSPDRNARICLLPGSKSGVHESASSSSFMDAASALSDVDSAQGGSEVGSDPAGDVFVPPTTLASHTVGLMAEDKVRASSLVSRMSTIPVGDVAQQTAVITASRAITPQSNSVTTSTTSGAANTTVVTTGPSTAQTKCQQQVPGPRSQVSSSVPSLQCDVPVKAAVPMGKGVNNGRKSKNSVVFLDKRFLKPTNLGISFGFDINLVTSNIIQQSMPDSSSSSASGASLSSSSSLLVGDVSPAFDNSFVVSASDAKDKVPSASEECLPTSLSPTSTAGTASSADDINRSSTKPAKGPHIPGLNGLVVRQCTEAIAPAEHSSPAASSFQTSFVTGDDNTSRVRSTLSQSGESEVTVSMTPEVGNSPVPPEMPVLNESVLAKPRTAPPEGCVTFRYGEGLKEVSQVHFPGKVRESSFFMCKAQEPSSSFNFVDAASYFQKEWEKILKLKEKDPKAVLVYCSE
- the LOC112562008 gene encoding uncharacterized protein LOC112562008 isoform X1, with amino-acid sequence MDLPEENVADTDKYAFLLGSALKNEDLDQFFCVYDSILPSDISATQLNKIKEGARHIAELPEGAFNDLVVNARDFSLAAGRPVFCNSAMSSGGRHSTLVASDDHSDEDEDSCNRLGRLVGPAALPHQIASNNDPGLPSSTKLCRKTSVSSDSCGSDMEREGAFDYYPPPLSTSKLHQSSRIQESVKITHSYNPYYDAEINVESDKSSVESPRSDGSSAREYDVTQLDLEDLPSGSASTEMTTFSHETCDYKEEEDSDENPDHNIRIYRPMVCERWDNTDRSTRSSGSSVQISASSFPSQGQSSMSSHCGGKMSLGGACRRVDDGVHFPSLASRCSGDSTNLYSGLCCSPPFGANTDLLANVGKSVDILLTSSGALPATSGDSLSTDGKKKKKKKKDGKDDTVRDGTGRGIKPSMNVDVNGNPLDTKHNTQMREKQQSNEVISGARGPRQFYSIPNQHDLCSSGGGSSHTDTPGKAKSEDGTCSAGSNSISSERTGRKGHKKARKTEVTVVPENYPGYVGDKLGLDSLVKYITKSISPKELKKLSQGDSGAVGIANISSSSSASTIAFNSGKGPKNKKDRSKTKQSVTSRSSENQDTSVNFSESKNGLSSSGKSSEPCASDASILTVSIDSHCGESESIREVSSDVEEVAGEMGNSSTSEKPRDQDGFISQDGNDAETVESAVVAIKNNHLSKKQVGTTAPLIPKTAIEDAKVDDIKNHKNHALNNSIKSCPVTKQELISISKDSKDRTKLKSVPKDSIRSDGLSVHSTDNSNKKAKTKVLNKSESKSEIVSESMISKLATSEGKDIKEDKEACKAKTAQNALPVVAVALKHDADSLDMDGESFIFTDVDLPHKEQEFTVVSGKKKKRSPFQGQGQISMYQSRESQQTPYFVAITPNTRSGSREIHNRPQFPKARSCTPPPYPYPTIAVRESSEPSCDLSPSAFPVLRKSAKTGPKVGLHIKEHRRRSLEDLSLDTGQLLGYESDRESVKSLPASKGSACGRILAYPVSYASKAATPRPSVDSSKAESVSSSTEGGGSSEWHSPVVWKGNLQERRHSIGSSPEDCSKVAAGSDLQSSRPKSGSQELLPRDSGNSPDRNARICLLPGSKSGVHESASSSSFMDAASALSDVDSAQGGSEVGSDPAGDVFVPPTTLASHTVGLMAEDKVRASSLVSRMSTIPVGDVAQQTAVITASRAITPQSNSVTTSTTSGAANTTVVTTGPSTAQTKCQQQVPGPRSQVSSSVPSLQCDVPVKAAVPMGKGVNNGRKSKNSVVFLDKRFLKPTNLGISFGFDINLVTSNIIQQSMPDSSSSSASGASLSSSSSLLVGDVSPAFDNSFVVSASDAKDKVPSASEECLPTSLSPTSTAGTASSADDINRSSTKPAKGPHIPGLNGLVVRQCTEAIAPAEHSSPAASSFQTSFVTGDDNTSRVRSTLSQSGESEVTVSMTPEVGNSPVPPEMPVLNESVLAKPRTAPPEGCVTFRYGEGLKEVSQVHFPGKVRESSFFMCKAQEPSSSFNFVDAASYFQKEWEKILKLKEKDPKAVLVYCSE